The region AGCAAGGTATGGCCTTGCTGGGATTTTTTTTATCCTTATAccttttttcttgttttgttgtttctccTGTGTAATTTCTTCTTTAATTCAACTAAACATCATTGCAGGCTGAGTTAGACAGGTTTTGTGATGCTCTTATTTCCATAAGACAAGAAATTGCTGAGATTGAGAAAGGAAAGGCTGACATTAACAACAATGTACTCAAGGTAAAATAATTTCTCTCATTTATATGATATttgataagaagaaaaatactTGATTTACCTCATGTTTGGAAACCCTTCTACAATTGAATCTGAAGTTACAATCAATTATGAGGAGAAGTTTCTATAAGTAGCTTCTAAGTTTTAAAATTGTTTCtgatgaaagagaagttgatccaaacatgctattagtttgattatttaataaaatagaCCATTGgcttcatattttaaaaaaaattcagcacAAGCTCACAGTTCTTATCTCTAATTTTCTGCAGGGAGCTCCTCATCCACCATCATTGCTCATGGCAGATGCATGGACAAAACCATACTCCAGGGAGTGCGCAGCCTTCCCAGCTTCATGGCTCAGGGTTGCCAAGTTCTGGCCTACCACAGGTAATCATGTCCCTCATCTAACTTCTACATAAATACCTATTACTTATAAGAATTTTCTCCTTAATTAGGAACCAAATACTTATCATTTGAAAAGCTCCCATAAACTAGAAGCTAATCCAAACAGGGTCAGCCTAATTGGCCCATACCATTGAATGTTTAAACTTATGGTTATGCTTGTATGTTTGGAaactcttctacaattgattctaaagccaaaatcaattatggggaaAAGCTTGTATTtgccagaattgattatgaagaaAAATATGCGGATTCACGCTAGTTTTAATTCACGTTAACTCTAATACCCGCCTCCATTTTCGTCTCTATCAAACACAATCCTTTTTCTCTGCAATAACACAATTGACGTTAGaacaaatgttttctgagaatATTCCACCAGGGCACATTCTTATTTAACTATGGATTAAGCTGGTGCTTGATTGTTTGTAATCCTTATACTACACAAAGTTGTGGTCTGCATGATATTTTTGCTTGACTAATGCATGGACTAATATATGTACAATGTGGTTCCTTGTATCAGGACGTGTTGACAACGTGTATGGTGACCGCAACCTCATCTGCACCCTTCTCCCAGCATCACAGGCTGTTGAAGAACAAGCTGCTGCAACAGCTTAGTGTTCCAGTGACTACTATTTTCATTTCCAGTTGTACATAAACTATTCCTGTTCATACAGTATATTTGCTTCCTAATATGATAACGATGATAATCACTGCTCTTTAAGTTTCTTACTACCTCGACCCCTATCCCCTTTTCCAATCCATAAACAGAAATGAAAGTTCTTACCTCCAACTGAAGGGaaaaaaacccaaaaagaaagtaTTTATTACATTGCTCAGCTTATTCATCATTAGTTCCCTAATAAAAAAGAGTTCACTTGCCATAGCTTTGATCATAAAGATTTATGGGTTTTGTTTTACTTAACTTATGATTCTGTTTCTTCATTTATCCCTCAACACTACTATGCTAAATCTGAATGCATTTCTCCAGGAAAGGATCTGATTACTTGGTCTATTGTCCATGAACTAGTGACCTCAGTCACAACAACTTTTGGCCGTTGCGCCAAGGCTCATTTCTTATTATAACTAACTATAAATGCTTAAaagtttatattttataatctaTAACAGTTCTCCTCAATTTAACTATCCCTAATGAATCTAATGCCAATAATGCTAGCAAAATGAGGCTTTTCCTCCCATTTTGTTTTACTCATTGTTCAACTTAAGTAGCACTGTAGCAGGTTTTGCAATGAAAAGAAATTACTCTCAACAGAACCCTGCATAACAACCCCCATACTTTATACCTTTATATCATACAATTACAAACACTATAATTTTCAACTAAAGAGATTGAGAAAGCTTCGtacaaagaaaaacaaacaaaaaattcagAAGGACATTATTATAGGTAAGATTGACACGGAActgaaacaaaaaaaagtaaaactgAATGGAAGCTAGAAAATTTGAAGTCAATTAAATGAATATCTGAATCAACAACCGAGAAGCATCAAACTTGACTGAAACTCTGAAAGTGCAATTCGTAAAACAATAGGTACAAACTCATTAAACAAACTACATATCACAATTTAACAAGATCTGAACATTACAACTTAACATTCTGCAACTCTACCCAATCTGAAAAATTAAGAAATCATTTTTCTTCAGAGTAGAAGTAGTCTGTCTTGCAGgctcttgaagtgcttctttctGCCTTGGGATGAGTGGTATCATAACCTTGAAATGTTGTAGCACCAGCTCCACACGGTCTAAGAGTGTTAGAATAAGAAGTGAAACAAACTTTGCCTCTCAATCCATGCTCACATATTTCTGTTGCCCTTAGAAGATGTTTGCCACCACACAAATTATATCCATAAACCTTTTTCTCCGTGGCGAAAATCAAGCAATCACCATTCATGACGGCAAACCCTTCAACTCTTGGATCTTCCTCCTTCAACCCCATCGCTTTCACCCTTATTTTCAAAACCCTTCTCCATAAAGTTGACTTGTAGTCTTCCAAGATCCATACGGTAAAGATGCGCTTCCGGTGTCTCACTAAACAAATTGAACGATCTGAACTCTTCGCCTTCCCCCATTCAAAAATTCCCATGTTGCAACTATCATCATGAGAACCTCTTCTTGCATCTCTTGGGAGCCTCAGCATTGTTGATTCACCACTCTCATAATTGTACGCCATTATATATGGCCTAAAGAAAGGACTTGACTTGGTAAAATATTGAGAACTATCAGATATGAAGTGGAGAGTGTTATTCAGAGTCACAGGCATATCAAGTCTCATGTTCCTACTACCAATAAAGAAGCTTTTCTCCATGGCTTCCCACACACCTTTCTTTGGAGAATACACTTTCAAATCACGATGTGATGACCATTCAAGGGAGTTCTCTATCAAGGTTATTCTATAGTCATCCACATTAAGACTATCGTTCATGCACTGAAACACAACATTCACATCAGCATCAGGGGATTCATGAACACTAGCAGGAGTAGCAATTGGCAGCCATGTTTTTGTCACAACATTGCACAGAAAAAGGTCAACTTCACTCTCTCTCGGCGTGCTTCGGCACAAGGCTAATCCATTGCATGATGTGATGATTTTTGCTGACTTCGCCAACAAGCTGAGGAAATCTTGAGGCACCCCAGAAGTTAATAATTCCGCAACATTGAAAGAATGGCTTTCAATTCTTCCACTAAACCCCTGACCATTGTCTTGCTGTATAAAAAATCCAGTGTCATCTTGTAACAACATATTTTGTGCATTCTTCATGCAAAAATATGTTTCTTTGCTGAAATTCAAGGTCCACCCACAAGCACTCTTGAACTTGCACAATGATTTAGCTGGAAGCCATGAAAAGATTTGAAATAGCTCATCCTCACATAATGCCATGACTAACACCGTAGAACAAAACACACTCTAATCTTGATGAACTAGAGGCCGAGACACAGTGAGATGGAGCAAAATAGGTCTTATGATTTCAGATGTGTTAAATGAAGGCTATTTATTTCGGTCTTTAACTTGATCTCCAAGTTGGTTATCTTATTTAATTCATACCTTTTTTTTCGACATAATAATTCATATCTTTTGTTTAACTGGTCGACTTTATTTCATATCTAAGTGTATCTTttgttgtttcaaaaaaaaaaagtgtatctTTTGTTTAAGATGTATAATCCCTGGATGCCTGGATTGTTTCTTTCATTgatttttgtttccttttttgttgatttagataattacattttaatattttatcacCAATATATCCTCTTTAGATcaagaaatttaaaataagagataaatgttatataatattaaaaagttATTAGAATCAAATAAGATAACGAACTCCTCCATTGGATTATCTTTtgtgtttatttttattatgtAATCTTAAAACTTCGAATTCTaacattgaattaaaaaaaaaaatcagtctACAGATCATATCTCTTGTATCAATTTATTTTATCTCCTCGGCATAATATTTTTCCGTTAAATCTTCAAATCAAATTTAGAACgactaaacatttttttttgacaacaagAACGACTAAACATAAAACTAatctagtttcaaaaaaaaaacataaaactaaTCCAACTTAATTTAAAACCAAATCTTTCAAATATGGAAAGACCTAAATTTAAATACCTTatccaaaa is a window of Lotus japonicus ecotype B-129 chromosome 5, LjGifu_v1.2 DNA encoding:
- the LOC130719005 gene encoding uncharacterized protein LOC130719005 is translated as MALCEDELFQIFSWLPAKSLCKFKSACGWTLNFSKETYFCMKNAQNMLLQDDTGFFIQQDNGQGFSGRIESHSFNVAELLTSGVPQDFLSLLAKSAKIITSCNGLALCRSTPRESEVDLFLCNVVTKTWLPIATPASVHESPDADVNVVFQCMNDSLNVDDYRITLIENSLEWSSHRDLKVYSPKKGVWEAMEKSFFIGSRNMRLDMPVTLNNTLHFISDSSQYFTKSSPFFRPYIMAYNYESGESTMLRLPRDARRGSHDDSCNMGIFEWGKAKSSDRSICLVRHRKRIFTVWILEDYKSTLWRRVLKIRVKAMGLKEEDPRVEGFAVMNGDCLIFATEKKVYGYNLCGGKHLLRATEICEHGLRGKVCFTSYSNTLRPCGAGATTFQGYDTTHPKAERSTSRACKTDYFYSEEK